In Alkalimarinus alittae, the DNA window TCGAGCTAAACAAAACAGACACTATTAAATACTGAGTCAACCGCATAAAACTAGCCATCATGATAACGCTACTCCACCAATCAAAAATGCAAAAGCCAATCAAAAATGCAAAAGCCAATCCACCTGGCCTAATGACAACAAATTCCCGTTACTTTCCTGACGCAAACGTACCGATTAATTTCTCTATATTCAATGCCGACTGCGTATCAAAAATAGTATCTCCATCCACCAAATACTCTTCATCAGCACCCACGCTAATGGAAATATATTTCTCACCCAATAAACCAGCCGTTTGAATCGCAGCATTACTATCGGTCGAGAGGTTATCAACGGAGCCGTCTATTTCCATTTCAACCAATGCCATATACGAGGCTTTATCAAGTATGATATTGCTGACCTTACCGATAGTCACGCCCGCCATCGAAACTTTACCTCTAACAGTTAAACCACCTAAGTCATCAAACTGGGCGTAGACTTTATAGGTTTCTGTATCCATTTTAGTCGAGAGGCCACTCACCTGAAAAGCCAACGCAGCCATTGCACCAATGCCAGCTATAATAAATAGCCCGACCATAATTTCTATTGTCCGGTTATACATTTTTACTCCGATGTCGATATATCTGTCGTACTATAGAATAAAGCTAACTTTATCACAGTCATCTTCTAAAATGCTGTGAACATCACAGCGGTTAACACAAAGTCTAACCCGAGCACTGCTAGTGATGAATACACTACCGTTCTAGTCGTAGCAGCACTAATACCTTCTGACGTTGGAACCGAGTCATACCCTTGAAAAACAGCAATCCAAGTGCAAACAAAACCAAATACAATACTTTTGATCACGCCATTAAGCACATCATCATGAAAGCTAACAGATGATTGCATGTTCGCCCAAAAGGAACCTTCGTAGACACCGAGCCAGTTTACACCTACCAGCATCCCTCCCCATATACCGACCACACTGAAAATCATCGCAAGTAGCGGCATTGAAATAAATCCCGCCCATAAACGGGGGGCAATCACACGTCTCAATGGGTCAACGCCCATCATCTCCATACTGGTCAACTGCTCTGTCGCTTTCATCAGCCCTATTTCAGCAGTCAATGCCGAACCTGCGCGCCCAGCAAATAGTAACCCTGTAACAACGGGGCCTAATTCTCGCACGAGCGTCAGCGATACCATCTGGCCAATCGCTTGCTCTGAGCCGTAATCCACCAGAATGTTATACCCTTGCAGCCCAAGCACCATGCCGATAAATAACCCCGACACGATAATAATAAGCAGGGATAGCACACCCACAGAATAAAGTTGCTTGATGAGTAATGGGAAGCCATTTCTGACATCCGGAATTCCCACCAATGACTGCATCAAAAACACACCAGAGCGCCCTAATACAGAAACTGTATGAATACCCTGCCGACCTAATTTACGTAAATAATCTAGCACTATCACTCCCTTGCAATAAATCAGAACGGTAATCAGAAGCAGGGTAATGAAAGGGTACAGGACCATCTGGTAACCCTTGTAGAAACTGTTTCACAAGCGGCGAGCCGTTTGCTTTTAATTCACTAGGCTCGCCCTGACCAACCACTTTACCATCTGCAATAATACAAACATGATCACTAATACTAAGTGCTTCTGGTACATCATGAGAAACCAACACACTCGTCATGCCTAAAGCATCATTTAACAGTCTAATTAACTGCACCAGAACACCCATTGCAATGGGATCCTGTCCTGCAAACGGTTCATCATACATAACTAATGAGGGGTCGAGTACAATCGCCCTAGCAAGCGCTATACGTCGAGTCATCCCGCCAGACAACTCTGAAGGCATTAAATCTCTTGCACCGCGAAGCCCTACGGCATGCAATTTCATTAGCACAATATCGCGAATCATTTCTTCAGGTAACTTAGTGTGAACTCTAAGAGGAAAGGCTACATTTTCAAAAACAGTCAAATCAGAAAATAAGGCGCCACTTTGAAACAGCATACCGACGTTTTCTCGGGCAATATAAAGCGCTTTTCTCTTAAGGCTCAAAAAATCCTGACCATCGACAGTGATAGAGCCTTTTTGAGGTTTTAACTGAGCACCAATCAACCGTAATAATGTTGTTTTTCCTGAACCACTAGGGCCCATAATAGAAGTGACTTTGCCCCGAGGGATATCTACATCAATATCATTAAATATGAGTCGATCCCCCCTAGCGAAAGACATTCCTCGTATTTCAATAAAGTTACTCAAAACAATCATCCTAATCTTAGACTTGTATCGCTGCAGCGAAGTCTACATTAACTAACAGGTTATTTAATCAAATATTTCTATCTATTGGCGCAAAGGTTTCAAATGCAGACATTTTTATAATTTGTCATTGCAAGGTGACAACAAGTTCAGCACAATTCACGCCATAACTGTAGACTCAGTCACTAAATAAGCTAACTGCACACATTTTGAGAAGATTTCATGATTTTATTTTTTGCCGGCATTATTGCAGGATTGATCGTATTGGTATGGAGCGCTGACCGGTTCGTTAACGGTTCGGTTGCCACTGCGCGAAACCTTGGCATGTCTCCCATGATGATAGGTCTAACCATTGTAGCCTTTGGTACTTCCGCCCCCGAGATGATTGTTTCAGGTACAGCCGCACTTGCTGATTCAAGCAGCCTTGCCGTCGGTAATGCTTTAGGTTCAAACATTGCCAACATTGCACTGGTGCTTGGTATTACCGCATTAGTTTCCCCTATCCCACTCAAAGCCATGGTACTTAAAAGAGAGTTCCCTGTATTAGTCGCCGCAACACTGGCTGTCACAGTTCTGTTTCTAGATAAC includes these proteins:
- the mlaD gene encoding outer membrane lipid asymmetry maintenance protein MlaD, with amino-acid sequence MYNRTIEIMVGLFIIAGIGAMAALAFQVSGLSTKMDTETYKVYAQFDDLGGLTVRGKVSMAGVTIGKVSNIILDKASYMALVEMEIDGSVDNLSTDSNAAIQTAGLLGEKYISISVGADEEYLVDGDTIFDTQSALNIEKLIGTFASGK
- the mlaE gene encoding lipid asymmetry maintenance ABC transporter permease subunit MlaE encodes the protein MLDYLRKLGRQGIHTVSVLGRSGVFLMQSLVGIPDVRNGFPLLIKQLYSVGVLSLLIIIVSGLFIGMVLGLQGYNILVDYGSEQAIGQMVSLTLVRELGPVVTGLLFAGRAGSALTAEIGLMKATEQLTSMEMMGVDPLRRVIAPRLWAGFISMPLLAMIFSVVGIWGGMLVGVNWLGVYEGSFWANMQSSVSFHDDVLNGVIKSIVFGFVCTWIAVFQGYDSVPTSEGISAATTRTVVYSSLAVLGLDFVLTAVMFTAF
- a CDS encoding ATP-binding cassette domain-containing protein, with amino-acid sequence MSNFIEIRGMSFARGDRLIFNDIDVDIPRGKVTSIMGPSGSGKTTLLRLIGAQLKPQKGSITVDGQDFLSLKRKALYIARENVGMLFQSGALFSDLTVFENVAFPLRVHTKLPEEMIRDIVLMKLHAVGLRGARDLMPSELSGGMTRRIALARAIVLDPSLVMYDEPFAGQDPIAMGVLVQLIRLLNDALGMTSVLVSHDVPEALSISDHVCIIADGKVVGQGEPSELKANGSPLVKQFLQGLPDGPVPFHYPASDYRSDLLQGSDSARLFT